Proteins encoded within one genomic window of Streptomyces profundus:
- a CDS encoding ABC transporter ATP-binding protein has translation MDIVIAAQGLRVVTRGTTLVGPLSFELRHGTTTGLCGPSGAGKSTVLRALVDLLPPELRTEGEIRVLGQPVVHRRGDADLRSKVVLVPQTPVVFGGSVLDNALFGIRHVLRESKDRLRERAERALAEAGLWEEVRERLDSPAGNLSAGQRQRLCLARSLALEPAALLLDEPTSALDERSRDTVERSVASLRGRRTVLLVSHDPAQVARLCDTTIQLEEPRLEAQPAGSASATADGP, from the coding sequence ATGGACATCGTCATAGCGGCCCAGGGACTCCGGGTCGTCACCCGGGGGACCACCCTCGTCGGACCCCTCTCCTTCGAGCTCCGGCACGGAACCACCACCGGCCTCTGCGGGCCGTCGGGCGCCGGGAAGTCCACCGTGCTGCGGGCCCTCGTCGACCTGCTCCCACCGGAGTTGCGGACGGAGGGGGAGATCCGCGTACTCGGCCAGCCCGTTGTCCACCGCCGGGGTGACGCCGATCTCAGGTCCAAGGTCGTCCTGGTCCCCCAGACCCCCGTCGTCTTCGGGGGCAGCGTCCTGGACAACGCCCTGTTCGGCATCCGGCATGTGCTCAGGGAGAGCAAGGACCGACTGCGTGAGCGTGCGGAGCGGGCCCTCGCCGAAGCGGGTCTCTGGGAGGAGGTGCGTGAGCGCCTCGACTCCCCGGCGGGCAACCTCTCCGCCGGGCAGCGGCAGCGACTCTGCCTGGCCCGTTCCCTCGCCCTCGAACCCGCGGCGCTGCTGCTCGACGAGCCGACCAGCGCGCTCGACGAACGGAGCCGCGACACCGTGGAGCGGTCCGTGGCCTCACTGCGCGGACGCAGAACGGTCCTGCTGGTCTCCCACGACCCCGCGCAGGTCGCGCGGCTGTGCGACACCACCATCCAACTGGAGGAACCCCGGCTTGAGGCTCAGCCGGCCGGTTCGGCGAGCGCGACGGCCGACGGGCCGTGA
- a CDS encoding arsenate reductase ArsC — translation MSPAPTASVLFVCVHNAGRSQMAAGFLTHLAGDRIEVRSAGSLPAERVTPSTVEAMREVGIDISAERPKVLSTDAVRASDYVITMGCGDACPVLPGRRYLDWQLDDPAGRGLEAVRPIRDEIRRRIEALIAEIDADRPA, via the coding sequence ATGTCCCCTGCCCCCACCGCCTCGGTGCTGTTCGTCTGTGTGCACAACGCCGGCCGTTCCCAGATGGCCGCCGGATTCCTCACCCACCTCGCGGGCGACCGGATCGAGGTCCGCTCGGCCGGCTCGCTGCCGGCCGAGCGGGTCACTCCGTCCACCGTCGAGGCCATGCGGGAGGTGGGCATCGACATCTCGGCCGAGCGACCGAAGGTGCTGAGCACCGACGCCGTCCGGGCGTCGGACTACGTCATCACCATGGGCTGCGGCGACGCCTGCCCGGTCCTCCCCGGCAGGAGGTACCTGGACTGGCAGCTCGACGACCCGGCCGGCCGGGGGCTCGAAGCCGTCCGCCCCATCCGCGACGAGATCCGGCGCCGGATCGAGGCCCTGATCGCCGAGATCGACGCCGACCGGCCGGCGTGA
- a CDS encoding ArsR/SmtB family transcription factor — protein MLTSVEADLIRALADPLRLRIVTLLAHETLCTTHLVEETGAKQTNLSNHLRVLREAGVVETEPCGRFTYYKLRPEVLETLAGQVADLAGTARATVENSRKRPCP, from the coding sequence ATGCTGACTTCAGTAGAGGCTGATCTGATCAGAGCGCTGGCCGACCCGCTCCGGCTGCGGATCGTGACGCTCCTGGCGCACGAGACGCTGTGCACCACACACCTGGTGGAGGAGACGGGCGCGAAGCAGACCAACCTCTCCAACCATCTGCGGGTGCTGCGCGAGGCCGGGGTGGTGGAGACGGAGCCGTGCGGCCGGTTCACCTACTACAAGCTCAGGCCCGAGGTCCTGGAGACCCTGGCCGGCCAGGTCGCCGACCTGGCCGGCACCGCCCGCGCCACCGTGGAGAACAGCCGGAAGCGACCCTGCCCGTGA
- the arsB gene encoding ACR3 family arsenite efflux transporter — translation MTTVKPGGTRDDDGGSAVVARLSTPDRFLPVWILAAMAAGLLLGRAVDGLDEALAGLEVGGISLPIGLGLLVMMYPVLAKVRYDAVSWRAVTGDRRLMAASLVINWLIGPAVMFALAWIFLPDLPEYRTGLIIVGLARCIAMVIIWNDLAGGDREAAAVLVAVNSVFQVLAFGLLGWFYLDLLPGWLGLGEGERLDVSAGEIALNVLVFLGVPLLAGFATRRLGERRMGREGYEARVLPRIGPWALRGLLFTIVLLFALQGDTITSRPGDVACLALPLLAYFAIMWFGSYAIGRATGLPYDRTATLAFTAAGNNFELAIAVAIGTFGVTSGQAMAGVVGPLIEVPVLVALVHVSLALRGRGRRTPP, via the coding sequence GTGACCACCGTCAAGCCCGGCGGCACGCGCGACGACGACGGCGGGTCCGCCGTCGTCGCGCGGCTCTCCACGCCGGACCGGTTCCTGCCGGTGTGGATCCTCGCCGCCATGGCCGCCGGTCTGCTCCTGGGCAGGGCGGTGGACGGCCTCGACGAGGCGTTGGCCGGCCTGGAGGTGGGCGGCATCTCGCTGCCCATCGGGCTCGGCCTGCTGGTCATGATGTACCCGGTGCTGGCCAAGGTCCGCTATGACGCGGTCAGTTGGCGTGCCGTCACCGGCGACCGCCGGCTGATGGCCGCCAGCCTGGTGATCAACTGGCTGATCGGCCCCGCGGTGATGTTCGCCCTGGCCTGGATCTTCCTGCCCGACCTGCCGGAGTACCGCACCGGGCTGATCATCGTGGGGCTGGCCCGCTGCATCGCCATGGTCATCATCTGGAACGACCTGGCCGGCGGCGACCGCGAGGCCGCCGCCGTGCTGGTCGCCGTCAACTCCGTCTTCCAGGTCCTCGCGTTCGGTCTCCTGGGCTGGTTCTACCTCGACCTCCTGCCCGGCTGGCTGGGCCTGGGCGAGGGGGAGCGCCTGGACGTCTCCGCCGGTGAGATCGCCCTCAACGTCCTGGTGTTCCTCGGCGTGCCGCTGCTCGCCGGCTTCGCCACCCGCCGCCTGGGGGAGCGGCGGATGGGCCGGGAGGGCTACGAGGCGAGGGTGCTGCCCCGGATCGGGCCCTGGGCCCTGCGCGGGCTGCTGTTCACCATCGTGCTGCTCTTCGCGCTCCAGGGCGACACCATCACCAGCCGGCCGGGGGACGTCGCCTGTCTCGCCCTGCCGCTGCTGGCCTACTTCGCGATCATGTGGTTCGGCTCCTACGCCATCGGCCGGGCCACGGGACTGCCGTACGACCGCACCGCCACCCTCGCCTTCACCGCGGCCGGCAACAACTTCGAACTCGCCATCGCCGTCGCGATCGGCACCTTCGGCGTCACCTCGGGCCAGGCCATGGCGGGTGTCGTCGGCCCCCTCATCGAGGTCCCCGTCCTGGTCGCCCTCGTCCATGTCTCCCTCGCCCTGCGCGGACGCGGTCGGAGGACGCCGCCGTGA
- a CDS encoding flavin-containing monooxygenase, translating to MTLPHAPTPDEIAALRNRYRAERERRVRPDGPRQYRPAEADFGRYAADPHATAGEDREPTRDSVDVAVVGGGFGGILAGARMRERGVARVRIVERGSDFGGTWYWNRYPGVHCDVESHVYLPMLDETGYVPEWKYAPGEEIRRHATRIADAYGLYPDALFSTSVTSLSWDEATETWIVATDLGDAFRATYVVIATGTLTEPKLPGIPGIESFKGHTFHTSRWDYAYTGGTPEGGMTGLADKRVGIVGTGATGIQAIPMLARDVAHLCVFQRTPSSVDIRANRRTSAEDVGAGRAGWARERRDNFLRVVSGEAVDEDLVADRWTASAGLLEKLLPSFRRSGDRETFEAAYEVADAAKMNELRARVDELVSDPDTAAKLKPWYRYACKRPGFSDLYYQAFNRDNVTLIDTADTHGIERVTETGVVVGGSLHPLDCLIFATGFSVGVSGVLSGRLPVHGRDGRRLRDVWARQGPRTLHGFTSHGFPNLIQLGSLQNASSVNFTHVLDEQALHAAALVAAAEAEGALIEPSRAAEEAWFATIAEGAPDHEWFHAACTPGYYNAEGRGRPRRPSAFPHGAVAFHALLKHWRDRSTGEVLRPRTRGGTGEVRDGA from the coding sequence ATGACGCTTCCCCATGCCCCGACCCCCGACGAGATCGCCGCGTTGAGAAACCGCTACCGCGCCGAACGCGAACGCCGCGTGCGGCCCGACGGCCCCCGTCAGTACCGGCCGGCCGAAGCCGATTTCGGCCGGTACGCGGCCGACCCCCACGCCACGGCGGGCGAGGACCGCGAACCCACCCGGGACAGCGTCGACGTCGCCGTCGTCGGCGGCGGGTTCGGCGGGATCCTCGCCGGGGCACGGATGCGGGAGCGGGGCGTGGCGCGGGTACGGATCGTCGAACGGGGGAGCGACTTCGGCGGGACCTGGTACTGGAACCGGTACCCGGGCGTCCACTGCGATGTCGAGTCGCACGTGTATCTGCCGATGCTCGACGAGACCGGCTACGTCCCCGAGTGGAAGTACGCGCCGGGCGAGGAGATCAGGCGCCACGCGACGCGGATCGCGGACGCCTACGGCCTCTACCCCGACGCGCTGTTCTCCACCTCGGTGACCTCACTGAGCTGGGACGAGGCAACCGAGACCTGGATCGTGGCGACCGACCTGGGCGACGCGTTCCGGGCCACGTATGTCGTCATCGCCACCGGCACCCTCACCGAGCCCAAACTGCCCGGCATCCCCGGCATCGAGAGCTTCAAGGGCCACACGTTCCACACCTCGCGGTGGGACTACGCCTACACCGGCGGCACCCCCGAGGGCGGGATGACCGGTCTCGCCGACAAGCGGGTCGGCATCGTCGGCACCGGCGCCACGGGGATCCAGGCCATTCCGATGCTGGCCCGGGACGTGGCGCACCTCTGTGTCTTCCAGCGCACCCCGTCGAGTGTGGACATCCGGGCCAACCGCCGTACCAGCGCCGAGGATGTGGGCGCCGGCCGTGCCGGCTGGGCACGCGAGCGTCGCGACAACTTCCTGCGCGTCGTCTCCGGTGAGGCGGTCGACGAGGACCTCGTGGCCGACCGGTGGACCGCGTCGGCCGGCCTCCTGGAGAAGCTCCTGCCGAGCTTCCGCCGCTCGGGAGACCGGGAGACCTTCGAGGCCGCCTACGAGGTCGCCGACGCCGCCAAGATGAACGAACTACGAGCCCGCGTCGACGAGTTGGTCAGCGACCCGGACACCGCGGCGAAGCTCAAGCCCTGGTACCGCTACGCCTGCAAGCGCCCCGGCTTCTCCGACCTCTACTACCAGGCGTTCAACCGCGACAACGTCACCCTGATCGACACCGCGGACACCCATGGGATCGAGCGCGTCACCGAGACGGGAGTGGTGGTCGGCGGCTCCCTCCACCCACTCGACTGCCTCATCTTCGCGACCGGCTTCTCCGTCGGCGTCTCGGGCGTCCTCTCCGGAAGGCTCCCCGTCCACGGCCGCGACGGCCGCCGGCTGCGGGACGTCTGGGCGCGGCAGGGCCCTCGCACTCTGCACGGCTTCACCTCCCACGGCTTCCCGAACCTGATCCAGCTGGGATCCCTACAGAACGCCAGCAGCGTCAACTTCACCCATGTGCTGGACGAGCAGGCTCTGCACGCGGCGGCCCTGGTGGCGGCAGCCGAAGCCGAGGGAGCCCTGATCGAACCGTCGCGTGCCGCCGAGGAGGCGTGGTTCGCCACGATCGCCGAGGGCGCCCCCGACCACGAGTGGTTCCACGCCGCGTGCACGCCCGGCTACTACAACGCCGAAGGGCGCGGTCGGCCCCGTCGCCCGTCCGCCTTCCCGCACGGCGCGGTCGCCTTCCACGCGCTCCTGAAGCACTGGCGGGACCGGTCGACGGGCGAGGTCCTCCGCCCGAGGACCCGTGGCGGCACGGGCGAGGTCCGTGATGGCGCCTGA
- a CDS encoding SMP-30/gluconolactonase/LRE family protein, which translates to MRRHMARPLAALAAAGALSLTGCGVEAGGTGDRGGTGGSGRTIHAQQVMRLTEPHQRTGMTLLEGPTFDEDGHLIVVDVTAPAGEPKVIRVNVEERTARTLLTDDRAAYTSAQFSPHDGRLYLTDYAHGEIVSVGPDGGDPRVFFDGEVDGARMNPDDLAFDQEGNLYVSDSLGLSEGEPLGRVVRVDRDGGEATVLATGLAATNGISFDAGYEGLWISELLENRISYLRLDAGGTAASRHTAVRVDGGIAQTDSIAVDADGNLYQGLHGRPAMLVYSRHGEHLATVEVPADHDGLGSATNVAITPGGTTAYLTVSGPAGGYLYSFEALAEGTRQSNGG; encoded by the coding sequence ATGCGACGACACATGGCCCGACCCCTCGCGGCGCTCGCCGCCGCCGGCGCGCTCTCCCTCACCGGATGCGGCGTGGAAGCCGGCGGCACGGGAGATCGCGGGGGTACCGGCGGTTCGGGGCGCACGATTCACGCCCAGCAGGTCATGCGGCTGACGGAGCCGCACCAGCGGACCGGGATGACCCTGCTGGAGGGCCCGACCTTCGACGAGGACGGGCACCTGATCGTCGTCGATGTCACCGCGCCAGCCGGTGAGCCGAAGGTGATCCGCGTCAACGTCGAGGAGCGGACAGCGCGCACGCTCCTCACCGATGACCGGGCGGCCTACACCTCGGCGCAGTTCAGCCCGCACGACGGAAGGCTCTATCTGACGGACTACGCCCACGGCGAGATCGTGAGCGTCGGACCGGACGGCGGCGACCCGCGGGTCTTCTTCGACGGTGAGGTCGACGGAGCGCGGATGAACCCCGACGACCTGGCCTTCGACCAGGAGGGCAACCTCTACGTCAGCGATTCACTCGGCCTGTCCGAGGGCGAGCCGCTCGGCCGCGTGGTGCGGGTGGACCGGGACGGCGGGGAGGCAACCGTCCTGGCCACGGGCCTGGCGGCGACGAACGGCATCTCCTTCGACGCCGGCTACGAAGGGCTGTGGATCAGCGAACTGCTGGAGAACAGGATCTCCTACCTCCGCCTCGACGCTGGGGGCACGGCGGCCTCCCGGCACACCGCCGTCCGCGTCGACGGCGGGATCGCCCAGACCGACTCGATCGCCGTGGACGCGGACGGCAACCTCTACCAGGGCCTGCACGGCCGACCCGCCATGTTGGTGTACAGCCGGCACGGCGAACACCTGGCGACGGTGGAGGTGCCGGCCGACCACGACGGTCTCGGGTCGGCGACGAACGTCGCGATCACCCCCGGCGGAACCACGGCCTACCTGACCGTCAGCGGGCCGGCCGGAGGATATCTGTACTCCTTCGAGGCCCTGGCGGAAGGCACCCGGCAGTCCAACGGCGGCTGA
- a CDS encoding TetR/AcrR family transcriptional regulator, giving the protein MPSFRRYSLGVTEQHGPSGRRPPNDGPKAAARNRAALIAAARAVYAEHGLDAPLSAIARRAGVGQGVLYRHFPDRAAVAAAVLEENVRQIEQAAEARGATLPGVLGVVSWHLTESAAFISLLHIDDAGQRDGTHAYAKVLSERVERALRERLPEGHRLGEANDLMLAIAMVSGAVAGPTREERERRVLAAWRLLRVEVGAVRPHEG; this is encoded by the coding sequence ATGCCCTCCTTCCGCCGCTACTCTCTTGGGGTGACAGAGCAGCACGGACCGTCCGGGCGACGGCCCCCCAACGACGGGCCGAAGGCCGCCGCTCGCAACCGGGCAGCGCTGATCGCCGCCGCACGAGCTGTCTACGCCGAGCACGGCCTCGACGCCCCGCTCTCCGCGATCGCGCGCCGCGCCGGAGTCGGGCAGGGCGTTCTCTACCGCCATTTCCCCGACCGGGCAGCCGTCGCCGCCGCGGTCCTGGAAGAGAACGTGCGGCAGATCGAGCAGGCGGCCGAGGCGCGGGGGGCGACGCTGCCCGGGGTGCTCGGCGTCGTCTCCTGGCACCTGACGGAATCGGCCGCCTTCATCAGCCTTTTACACATCGACGACGCGGGCCAGCGCGACGGCACCCACGCGTACGCCAAGGTCCTCTCCGAGCGCGTCGAGCGGGCGCTGCGCGAGAGGCTGCCGGAAGGCCACCGGCTGGGCGAGGCGAACGACCTGATGCTCGCCATCGCCATGGTCTCAGGTGCGGTCGCCGGCCCGACCCGTGAGGAGCGGGAGCGTCGCGTGCTGGCCGCCTGGCGGCTGCTCCGCGTCGAGGTGGGGGCGGTGCGGCCACACGAGGGGTGA
- a CDS encoding GNAT family N-acetyltransferase: MISWRRLGEHDFPLLRSWLARSHVARWWHHETSAEAVARDFGPAARGEEPSEDLLIHLDGRPVGLVQRSRLADHPAYEAELATLVPVPDGAMTIDYLIGEPGLTGRGLGPRMIRAVVEATWRDHPDASCVLVPVVAANRASWRALEKAGLRRVAEGELEPDNPVDDRAHHLYRADRPEPAAGPPLGRTGESRGC, encoded by the coding sequence ATGATCAGCTGGCGCCGGCTCGGCGAGCACGACTTCCCGTTGCTGCGCTCCTGGTTGGCGCGGTCGCATGTGGCGCGCTGGTGGCATCACGAGACCTCGGCCGAGGCGGTGGCCAGGGACTTCGGCCCGGCAGCCAGGGGCGAGGAGCCGTCGGAGGATCTGCTGATCCACCTCGACGGGCGTCCCGTCGGCCTGGTCCAGCGCTCCCGACTGGCCGACCACCCCGCGTACGAGGCCGAGTTGGCCACCCTGGTCCCGGTGCCTGACGGGGCGATGACCATCGACTACCTGATCGGGGAGCCCGGGCTGACCGGGCGAGGGCTCGGCCCCCGGATGATCCGGGCGGTCGTCGAGGCCACCTGGCGGGACCACCCCGACGCGTCCTGCGTGCTGGTGCCGGTGGTGGCGGCCAACCGCGCCTCCTGGCGGGCGCTGGAGAAGGCCGGGCTGCGGCGGGTCGCCGAGGGCGAGTTGGAGCCGGACAACCCCGTCGACGACCGCGCCCACCACCTCTACCGCGCCGACCGCCCGGAGCCGGCCGCCGGCCCCCCGCTCGGCCGGACGGGGGAGAGCCGGGGCTGTTAG
- a CDS encoding ABC-F family ATP-binding cassette domain-containing protein, with the protein MNPTPTPESPALSGEAGDSAHVRAEGVTVTRGSRPVLNDLSVTVSARSRIAVVGENGRGKTTLLHVLAGLVAPDEGTVRRAGTVGLARQELAAPDGATVGTLTAEALAASLAALAALDEATPALAEGSAGADDRYAAALDAATRLDAWDAERRVDVALEALGACTDRDRPLSTLSVGQRYRVRLACLLGARHDILLLDEPTNHLDAGGLAFLTRGLREHAGGLAVVSHDRALLRDVANRFLDLDPTRDGRPRHYAGGYDAWQDARRRERERWEQDHEAQQAEHRRLRDSVARARDRLSTGWRPDKGTGKHQRQSHAPGVVRALKRQQEALAAHRLDVPPPPPELRWPELGRRPGTPLLRAHGVAVEGRLAAPVDLVLDGGDRLLVTGPNGAGKSTLLAVLAGALPPTEGRLHRAKGARIARLTQETVERDLDRTAGETHAGRVGRLVAGGALREAEAVPLGALGLLDGAATRTPVGRLSQGQRRRLDLALALAGRPGLLLLDEPTNHLSAALVDELTEAIRGTGAAVVVATHDRQLLRDLADWPRLEVGATG; encoded by the coding sequence ATGAACCCCACCCCCACCCCCGAGAGCCCTGCCCTGTCCGGCGAGGCGGGCGACAGCGCCCATGTCCGCGCCGAGGGGGTGACCGTCACCCGCGGGTCGCGGCCGGTCCTGAACGATCTCTCGGTCACCGTCTCCGCCCGGTCGCGGATCGCCGTCGTCGGCGAGAACGGCCGGGGCAAGACGACGCTGCTGCACGTCCTCGCCGGGCTGGTCGCGCCCGACGAGGGCACCGTGCGCCGGGCCGGCACCGTCGGCCTGGCCCGGCAGGAACTCGCCGCCCCTGACGGCGCGACCGTCGGCACGCTGACCGCCGAGGCGCTCGCCGCCTCGCTGGCCGCCCTGGCCGCGCTGGACGAGGCGACCCCCGCCCTGGCCGAGGGCTCGGCGGGCGCCGACGACCGCTACGCCGCCGCGCTCGACGCCGCCACCCGGCTCGACGCGTGGGACGCCGAACGGCGCGTCGACGTCGCCCTCGAAGCCCTCGGCGCCTGCACGGACCGCGACCGTCCGCTGTCCACCCTGTCGGTCGGGCAGCGCTACCGGGTCCGGCTGGCCTGCCTGCTCGGCGCGCGGCACGACATCCTGCTGCTCGACGAGCCGACCAACCACCTGGACGCCGGCGGCCTCGCCTTCCTGACCCGGGGCCTGCGCGAGCACGCCGGCGGGCTCGCCGTCGTCAGCCACGACCGGGCGCTGCTGCGCGATGTCGCCAACCGGTTCCTCGACCTCGACCCGACGCGCGACGGGCGACCGCGCCACTACGCGGGCGGCTACGACGCCTGGCAGGACGCCAGGCGCCGGGAACGGGAGCGCTGGGAGCAGGACCACGAGGCGCAGCAGGCCGAGCACCGGCGGCTGCGGGACTCCGTCGCGAGGGCCAGGGACCGGCTCTCCACCGGTTGGCGCCCGGACAAGGGGACCGGCAAGCACCAGCGCCAGTCCCACGCCCCGGGGGTGGTGCGGGCGCTCAAGCGGCAGCAGGAGGCGTTGGCGGCGCACCGGCTCGATGTGCCGCCGCCTCCGCCCGAGTTGCGGTGGCCGGAGCTCGGCCGGCGCCCCGGCACGCCCCTGCTGCGGGCCCACGGCGTCGCGGTCGAGGGACGGCTCGCCGCACCGGTGGACCTCGTCCTGGACGGCGGTGACCGGCTGCTGGTCACCGGCCCGAACGGCGCAGGGAAGTCCACGCTCCTCGCGGTGCTGGCCGGTGCGCTGCCGCCCACCGAGGGGCGGCTCCACCGGGCGAAGGGCGCGCGGATCGCCCGGCTGACCCAGGAGACCGTCGAACGGGATCTGGACCGCACCGCCGGCGAAACGCATGCCGGCCGCGTCGGACGGCTGGTGGCGGGTGGGGCGCTGCGCGAGGCCGAGGCCGTCCCGCTCGGGGCGCTCGGCCTGCTGGACGGCGCGGCGACGCGCACCCCGGTGGGCCGGCTGTCGCAGGGGCAGCGGCGGCGTCTGGACCTGGCCCTGGCCCTGGCGGGCCGGCCAGGGCTGCTCCTGCTCGACGAGCCGACCAACCATCTGTCGGCGGCGCTGGTCGACGAGTTGACCGAGGCGATCCGGGGGACCGGCGCCGCCGTGGTGGTCGCGACCCACGACCGCCAGCTGCTCCGCGACCTCGCGGACTGGCCGCGTCTGGAGGTGGGAGCGACCGGCTGA
- a CDS encoding SAM-dependent methyltransferase, which translates to MDKNTGDAIDTTVPHSARIWNYWLGGRDNYAVDRVAGDAFRARFPGITVGARAARYFLARAVRHLAGEAGIRQFLDIGTGLPSVDNTHEIAQRVAPDSRTLYVDKDPLVIAHARALLTSAPEGATQYLQADIREPETILERAAEHLDLDRPVALMLMGILGHIEDLDEARDLARRLVAGLPAGSYLVHYDSTSTSEDYVAAIEGYNAQAPVPYILRSPEELLPFYDGLELVEPGLSSCSRWRPDTLALGLPEEVHQYGAVARKP; encoded by the coding sequence ATGGACAAGAACACCGGCGACGCCATCGACACCACGGTGCCGCACTCCGCTCGGATCTGGAACTACTGGCTCGGCGGGCGGGACAACTACGCGGTGGACCGCGTGGCCGGCGACGCGTTCCGCGCCCGCTTCCCGGGGATCACGGTCGGCGCGCGGGCCGCGCGGTACTTCCTCGCCCGCGCGGTCCGGCACCTGGCGGGCGAGGCCGGCATACGCCAGTTCCTCGACATCGGCACCGGGCTGCCCAGCGTGGACAACACCCACGAGATCGCGCAGCGCGTCGCGCCCGACTCCAGGACCCTCTATGTGGACAAGGACCCGCTGGTGATCGCCCACGCCCGGGCGCTGCTGACCAGCGCCCCCGAGGGCGCGACCCAGTACCTCCAGGCCGACATCCGGGAGCCGGAGACCATCCTGGAGCGGGCGGCCGAGCACCTGGACCTCGACCGTCCCGTCGCCCTGATGCTGATGGGCATCCTCGGGCATATCGAGGATCTCGACGAGGCCCGGGACCTGGCCAGGCGACTGGTCGCCGGGCTGCCCGCCGGCAGCTATCTGGTGCACTACGACAGCACCAGCACCAGCGAGGACTACGTGGCCGCCATCGAGGGCTACAACGCCCAGGCCCCGGTGCCCTACATCCTGCGCAGCCCGGAGGAACTCCTGCCGTTCTACGACGGGTTGGAGCTGGTGGAGCCCGGGCTCTCGTCCTGCTCCCGCTGGCGGCCCGACACCCTCGCCCTCGGGCTGCCCGAGGAGGTCCACCAGTACGGCGCGGTCGCCCGGAAGCCGTAA
- a CDS encoding sporulation protein gives MVFKRLLGALGMGGPSVDTVLEQGAAVPGGPLRGQVHLEGGERDVEIDHITLELVARVEAEHEEGEAEGFVIFERFTVGGGFRLGQGERQSVPFAVGLPWETPVTELYGQPLGIVLGVRTELGVSGAKDKGDLDALAVRPLPVQEAVLESLGQLGYGFTSADLELGHIHGSGQQLPFYQEIELTPPPAYAGAVSEIELTFLTSPGGVEIIWEADRRGGFFTEGYDVVNRHVVGHDSVGHTDWNAQVDAWVRQLVDFHASRMAHLPQQGGHPGYPQQGYGAPYGGGHAYKDDGYGQQHGHYGEQHGHSSGPGIGTVVAAGAAGLAVGAVGGYVVSEMLDGDDEGDGAEAEAAEGDGGEEEEG, from the coding sequence ATGGTGTTCAAACGTCTGCTGGGAGCCCTGGGCATGGGGGGTCCCTCGGTCGACACCGTTCTGGAGCAGGGCGCCGCCGTTCCCGGTGGTCCGCTGCGGGGACAGGTGCACTTGGAGGGCGGCGAGCGCGATGTGGAGATCGACCACATCACGCTGGAGCTCGTGGCCAGGGTCGAGGCCGAGCACGAGGAGGGTGAGGCCGAGGGGTTCGTGATCTTCGAGCGCTTCACCGTCGGTGGCGGCTTCCGGCTCGGACAGGGAGAGCGGCAGAGCGTCCCCTTCGCGGTGGGACTGCCGTGGGAGACGCCCGTCACGGAGCTGTACGGGCAGCCTTTGGGCATCGTCCTGGGGGTGCGCACGGAGTTGGGCGTCTCCGGGGCGAAGGACAAGGGGGACTTGGACGCCCTGGCGGTGCGGCCGTTGCCGGTGCAGGAGGCCGTCCTGGAGTCCCTGGGGCAGTTGGGCTATGGCTTCACCTCAGCGGACCTGGAGCTGGGCCATATCCACGGCAGTGGCCAACAGCTGCCGTTCTACCAGGAGATCGAGCTGACGCCCCCGCCGGCCTACGCGGGCGCCGTCAGTGAGATCGAGTTGACCTTCCTGACCTCACCCGGCGGGGTCGAGATCATCTGGGAGGCGGATCGGCGCGGTGGCTTCTTCACCGAGGGATACGACGTGGTCAACCGCCATGTCGTCGGGCACGACAGCGTCGGGCACACCGACTGGAACGCGCAGGTGGACGCCTGGGTGCGGCAGTTGGTCGACTTCCATGCCAGTCGGATGGCGCACCTGCCCCAGCAGGGCGGCCACCCGGGCTATCCCCAGCAGGGCTACGGCGCGCCCTACGGCGGTGGCCACGCGTACAAGGACGACGGGTACGGCCAGCAGCACGGCCACTACGGCGAGCAGCACGGTCACTCCTCGGGGCCCGGCATCGGCACGGTGGTCGCCGCGGGCGCGGCCGGGCTCGCGGTCGGTGCCGTAGGCGGCTATGTCGTCTCCGAGATGCTCGACGGCGACGACGAAGGAGACGGTGCGGAAGCGGAGGCCGCCGAGGGCGACGGCGGGGAGGAGGAAGAGGGCTGA